In one window of Pseudoalteromonas espejiana DSM 9414 DNA:
- the gspF gene encoding type II secretion system inner membrane protein GspF, translated as MAAFEYRALDGRGKEQKGILEADTAKQIRQALREKKLTPLEVVPAAEGDKQVKGAKAPVLGSFFKPSVSTSDLALITRQLATLIQSALPVEGAVMAVAEQCEKPRLKRMLMSVRSKVVEGYTLADGMSEFPHVFDDLYRAMVAAGEKSGHLDQVLNRLADYTEQRQHMRSQITQAMVYPTILVIFAIGIVSVLLGTVVPKILKTFEKTKQVLPWTTEWVMAGSHFVQNYWFASLLVITALTIGIKHALKQPKIRLWWDDRVLHMPGFGKVARGINTARFARTLSILSSSSVPLLEGMRISGGVLANQKMKKSVADAADRVSEGASLRAALQQTKLFPPMMLHMIASGEKSGELEQMLERAANNQDREFESMVNVSLKLLEPAMIASMAVIVLFIVMAILQPIMAMNKAVGL; from the coding sequence ATGGCGGCGTTTGAATACCGAGCCCTAGATGGCCGAGGTAAAGAACAAAAAGGCATTTTAGAAGCCGATACTGCTAAGCAAATTCGCCAAGCATTACGTGAAAAAAAGCTTACACCACTTGAAGTTGTGCCTGCAGCTGAGGGCGACAAGCAAGTTAAAGGTGCAAAAGCACCGGTATTAGGCAGCTTTTTTAAGCCGAGTGTTTCGACCTCCGACCTAGCCCTTATTACTCGCCAGCTTGCCACGCTTATTCAATCGGCATTACCTGTTGAGGGTGCTGTAATGGCGGTTGCTGAGCAGTGTGAAAAGCCCCGCTTAAAACGTATGCTTATGTCGGTGCGCTCAAAAGTAGTGGAAGGTTACACACTAGCTGATGGCATGAGTGAGTTCCCTCATGTGTTCGACGATTTATATCGCGCCATGGTCGCCGCGGGCGAAAAGTCTGGTCATCTTGACCAAGTACTTAACCGTCTTGCCGATTACACAGAGCAGCGCCAACATATGCGCAGCCAAATAACTCAAGCTATGGTTTATCCTACTATTTTGGTTATTTTTGCTATTGGTATTGTGTCGGTGTTGCTTGGTACTGTGGTACCCAAAATTTTAAAAACCTTCGAAAAAACCAAGCAAGTACTCCCATGGACCACAGAATGGGTAATGGCGGGTAGTCACTTTGTACAAAATTATTGGTTTGCAAGTTTGTTAGTAATCACTGCGCTAACAATAGGTATAAAGCATGCGCTTAAACAACCTAAAATTAGACTTTGGTGGGATGACCGCGTGTTACATATGCCTGGGTTTGGTAAAGTGGCACGAGGTATTAACACCGCACGGTTTGCACGTACGCTAAGTATTTTGTCGTCAAGCTCAGTGCCACTACTTGAAGGTATGCGTATTTCGGGTGGGGTATTGGCAAATCAAAAAATGAAAAAGTCTGTGGCTGATGCTGCTGATAGAGTAAGTGAGGGGGCAAGCCTAAGGGCGGCTTTACAGCAAACTAAGCTGTTTCCTCCGATGATGCTGCACATGATTGCCAGTGGTGAAAAATCAGGTGAGCTAGAACAAATGTTAGAGCGCGCGGCTAATAACCAAGACCGCGAGTTTGAAAGCATGGTAAACGTATCATTAAAATTATTAGAGCCAGCAATGATTGCCTCAATGGCGGTTATTGTTCTGTTTATAGTAATGGCTATTTTACAGCCAATTATGGCAATGAATAAAGCTGTTGGACTTTAG
- the gspG gene encoding type II secretion system major pseudopilin GspG, with protein MNKQSGFSLLEVMVVLVIIGMIMSIVAPNIMGQQEEAAIDKAHLDIQQLEDAMSLYKLKNKSYPSTEQGLEALVNKTSIEPIPKRFPDGGFVNELPEDPWGNPYQLISPGEIGKFDIFSMGPDGEAGTDDDIGNWNEDEQ; from the coding sequence GTGAATAAACAATCAGGTTTTTCTTTACTCGAAGTAATGGTGGTATTGGTTATCATCGGGATGATTATGTCGATTGTGGCACCTAATATTATGGGCCAGCAAGAAGAAGCAGCTATCGATAAAGCACATTTAGATATTCAACAGCTTGAAGATGCTATGAGCTTGTACAAGCTTAAAAATAAAAGCTATCCAAGTACAGAGCAAGGCCTAGAAGCGCTTGTGAACAAAACAAGTATTGAGCCAATTCCTAAGCGTTTTCCTGATGGTGGCTTTGTTAATGAGCTACCAGAAGATCCATGGGGTAACCCGTACCAGCTAATTAGCCCAGGAGAAATTGGTAAATTTGATATTTTTTCTATGGGTCCTGATGGCGAAGCCGGCACAGATGATGACATCGGTAACTGGAACGAAGACGAGCAATAA
- a CDS encoding pilus assembly FimT family protein yields MQVSLNRMRAYNRGFSLIEILVVLTIIAFATKMVVYSLEGGAEDELDTQALRLHTTINMASEFAILNQIELGLMVEDNTLEFLVFDSEKWITFDREDLYKPIELDERLKLTLNLEDLAWSQDNLLEQANWRELMSGGDEDSLLELQKLKIPQVLILSSGEVSAFQLIVELKEQSEPVYYIEGEFTAPVNLRKEPQ; encoded by the coding sequence ATGCAAGTAAGCCTTAATCGTATGCGCGCTTATAACCGCGGGTTTAGTTTAATAGAAATTTTAGTGGTACTCACGATCATCGCGTTTGCCACCAAAATGGTGGTATACAGCTTAGAAGGCGGCGCCGAAGATGAGCTAGATACACAAGCGCTTAGGCTGCATACCACCATTAACATGGCTTCAGAATTTGCTATTTTAAATCAAATAGAGCTTGGTTTAATGGTGGAAGACAACACCCTTGAGTTTTTAGTATTTGATAGCGAAAAGTGGATTACTTTTGACCGCGAAGATCTCTACAAGCCCATAGAACTTGATGAGCGATTAAAGCTTACACTTAACCTTGAAGATTTAGCCTGGTCACAAGACAACCTACTTGAGCAAGCTAATTGGCGAGAGCTGATGAGTGGCGGCGATGAAGACAGTTTACTTGAACTTCAAAAGCTAAAAATTCCGCAAGTGCTTATTTTATCATCGGGTGAGGTGAGTGCATTTCAGCTTATTGTTGAACTAAAAGAACAAAGTGAACCTGTTTACTACATTGAAGGTGAGTTTACAGCGCCTGTTAACTTGCGAAAAGAGCCACAATAA
- the gspI gene encoding type II secretion system minor pseudopilin GspI, whose product MTFNKGFTLLEVLVALSICAMAGIAAMQATGEHINHLSTLEEQTYASWVAENVLVVQRSKGKDWQAKNGKRGSEVMGGTEWFWKQEITATADKSFVKVTINVFSDEKYEQSVYELSTYLNKGS is encoded by the coding sequence ATGACGTTTAATAAAGGCTTTACCTTATTAGAAGTGCTTGTTGCGTTAAGTATTTGTGCAATGGCTGGCATTGCTGCAATGCAAGCAACCGGTGAGCATATAAATCATCTAAGTACGTTAGAAGAGCAAACGTATGCCTCTTGGGTTGCCGAAAACGTACTTGTTGTGCAGCGTAGTAAAGGTAAAGACTGGCAAGCCAAAAATGGCAAACGTGGTAGCGAAGTCATGGGTGGAACAGAGTGGTTTTGGAAACAAGAAATAACGGCAACGGCCGATAAAAGTTTTGTAAAAGTAACTATTAACGTATTCAGCGATGAAAAGTACGAACAATCGGTGTACGAGCTTTCAACTTATTTAAATAAAGGTAGTTAG
- the gspJ gene encoding type II secretion system minor pseudopilin GspJ, whose translation MKQRGFTLIEVLVAMAILAVVIMATHQILDSTTKAKEASDEKIAELNGLQTAFRLMDQDFSQMTQRTVRNEAGDAQEQYLLAGRYILESQYDGIAFVRDGWVNPINLLPRSELQAVGYRVFDDNLERVYRVYVDQLDNMEPRVQVVLTNVEELKFEFLGANNEWQEQWQIKALPKAVAVTLQQIDAEPIRRVFLVPGLGKGSTESTS comes from the coding sequence GTGAAGCAACGCGGATTTACATTAATCGAAGTATTAGTCGCCATGGCTATTTTAGCCGTTGTAATTATGGCTACTCACCAAATTTTAGACTCAACCACCAAAGCTAAAGAAGCCTCAGACGAGAAAATAGCAGAGCTCAACGGGTTACAAACTGCATTTAGATTGATGGATCAAGATTTTAGCCAAATGACCCAACGTACAGTTCGTAACGAAGCCGGTGATGCACAAGAACAATATTTACTTGCTGGGCGCTACATATTAGAGAGCCAGTACGACGGTATCGCTTTTGTGCGCGATGGCTGGGTAAACCCGATAAACTTGCTTCCTCGGTCAGAGTTACAAGCGGTAGGTTACAGAGTATTTGATGACAATTTAGAACGCGTTTACAGAGTCTATGTTGACCAGCTCGATAATATGGAGCCACGTGTGCAAGTTGTTTTAACAAACGTAGAAGAGCTTAAGTTTGAGTTTTTAGGCGCCAACAATGAATGGCAAGAGCAATGGCAAATAAAAGCATTACCCAAAGCGGTTGCAGTAACGTTGCAGCAAATTGACGCAGAGCCAATTCGGCGTGTATTTTTAGTGCCAGGGCTTGGTAAAGGCAGTACAGAGAGTACCTCATGA
- the gspK gene encoding type II secretion system minor pseudopilin GspK produces MNKHSSRGAALVIVLFIVALAAILAVEMSANLVVQVQKSTNLQGHQQAKWYAYGAEELAIKALKLSKENDADKTALDQVWAAQGDTQYPVDNGTLSGNITDLQACLNLNALGEEPDANSTSKTNPAHKALFALLENIEDLPAEESEEAMADSVFDWLDEDSITYRSGAEEDEYLSRDYPYMSANSLFASPSELRLVKGFNPLVMEKVLPYVCVIPGSTLLSINVNTLLPEQALILSAMIDELPLSGAEAVISARPDAGFDSIDEFFSEVQQQGGANLDSVKELFSINSEYFKLQTQATFVDLRFSMTTLLHANNGEVTILARKFGGVQ; encoded by the coding sequence ATGAATAAACACTCTTCACGTGGGGCCGCGTTAGTTATTGTATTATTTATAGTGGCACTTGCCGCTATTTTAGCTGTAGAAATGAGTGCTAATTTAGTCGTGCAGGTACAAAAAAGCACTAACCTACAAGGGCATCAGCAAGCTAAATGGTACGCCTATGGCGCTGAAGAATTGGCAATAAAAGCCCTAAAATTAAGTAAAGAAAACGATGCAGACAAAACAGCATTGGATCAGGTGTGGGCAGCGCAAGGCGATACGCAATATCCAGTAGATAACGGTACACTGAGCGGCAATATTACAGACCTTCAAGCGTGTTTAAATTTAAATGCATTAGGGGAAGAGCCCGATGCAAATTCTACCAGTAAAACAAACCCAGCTCACAAAGCACTATTTGCATTACTTGAAAACATAGAAGACTTACCCGCCGAGGAAAGCGAGGAAGCAATGGCCGACAGTGTATTTGATTGGCTAGATGAAGACAGCATTACTTATCGCTCAGGTGCTGAAGAAGATGAATACTTGTCGCGCGATTACCCTTACATGAGTGCAAACAGTTTATTTGCATCACCGTCTGAATTGCGTTTGGTTAAAGGTTTTAATCCATTAGTAATGGAAAAAGTTTTGCCTTATGTATGTGTTATTCCTGGTAGCACGTTACTATCAATTAACGTAAATACTTTATTGCCAGAACAGGCGCTTATTTTAAGTGCCATGATTGATGAATTACCCCTATCAGGAGCCGAAGCGGTTATTTCTGCTCGCCCCGATGCCGGTTTTGATAGCATAGACGAGTTTTTTTCCGAAGTGCAGCAGCAGGGCGGTGCAAACTTAGATTCGGTTAAAGAGCTATTTAGCATTAACAGCGAATATTTTAAATTACAAACGCAGGCAACATTTGTTGATTTGCGTTTTTCGATGACCACATTACTTCATGCTAACAATGGCGAAGTAACGATACTGGCGCGAAAATTTGGAGGCGTACAGTGA
- the gspL gene encoding type II secretion system protein GspL has protein sequence MTEILLIRTGQTEQDKLNWLIYSSQEQEIIASGELTNASRLNELSEKAQTREVVVLLPSDQVQLKTVALPTKWNRKLEQALPYMLEEDIACDIDELFIAIGDPTMLDEQHAIKVALTDREWFEGWLALFTEHNLAVYTILPDALLLPTSDNDTLSAIELNNQWLFKKGDWHISAVENSWLGDYLAALGEPNVKHFSPANQFPESINLISQTSDYDLPLALFAKQLTNVKFNLRQGMYQLKKKSALWWGYWKGAAVITGVALVATIAIKLVELNQLNSQVELAKAQVVDKYQKAFPGTKVRPNLIKSQIRGALKTINGESEAGFLDLTTQLVVVFSQVSEFTPETLRYDKRRNELRIRARAKDFQTFGKVKSILEQQGLTVEQGSLNNDGDFVVGEIKLRGAV, from the coding sequence GTGACAGAAATACTGCTGATCCGCACGGGTCAAACAGAGCAAGATAAATTAAATTGGTTAATTTACTCATCACAAGAACAAGAAATAATTGCCAGTGGCGAATTAACTAATGCGAGTCGTTTAAATGAATTAAGCGAAAAAGCCCAAACGCGAGAAGTTGTGGTATTGCTGCCAAGCGATCAGGTACAGCTTAAAACTGTAGCTTTACCCACCAAGTGGAATCGTAAGCTAGAGCAAGCGCTGCCTTATATGCTTGAAGAAGATATTGCTTGTGACATTGATGAGTTGTTTATCGCAATTGGTGATCCAACCATGCTTGATGAGCAGCATGCAATAAAAGTAGCGCTCACCGACCGAGAGTGGTTTGAAGGCTGGCTTGCGTTATTTACCGAGCATAACTTAGCGGTGTACACCATTTTGCCAGATGCCTTATTATTGCCTACAAGCGATAATGATACCTTAAGTGCAATAGAGCTGAATAACCAATGGCTATTTAAAAAAGGTGACTGGCATATTAGTGCTGTTGAAAATAGCTGGTTAGGCGACTACTTAGCTGCTTTGGGAGAGCCTAATGTAAAGCATTTTAGCCCCGCTAATCAGTTTCCAGAAAGTATTAATTTAATTTCACAAACCAGCGACTATGATTTACCACTTGCATTATTTGCTAAACAATTGACTAACGTTAAATTTAATTTACGCCAAGGCATGTATCAGCTAAAAAAGAAAAGTGCATTGTGGTGGGGTTACTGGAAAGGGGCCGCTGTAATTACCGGTGTTGCGCTTGTAGCTACTATTGCTATCAAACTGGTTGAGCTAAATCAGCTTAACTCACAGGTTGAACTAGCTAAAGCCCAGGTGGTCGATAAATACCAAAAAGCATTTCCTGGTACAAAGGTACGTCCTAACTTAATAAAAAGCCAAATTAGAGGTGCGCTTAAAACCATTAATGGCGAAAGCGAAGCCGGTTTCTTAGATTTAACCACACAGCTAGTGGTGGTGTTTTCACAAGTAAGCGAATTTACCCCAGAAACACTACGCTACGATAAGCGCCGCAACGAGTTACGCATTCGTGCCCGCGCTAAAGACTTTCAAACATTTGGTAAAGTTAAAAGTATATTAGAGCAACAGGGCTTAACGGTTGAACAAGGCTCACTAAATAACGATGGCGACTTTGTTGTAGGCGAAATAAAACTGCGAGGTGCAGTATGA
- the gspM gene encoding type II secretion system protein GspM, with protein sequence MKKQLIQYWRSLKEQEQQLVMVAGGIFVIFVLVMGIFRPLNNAIDKAKQSYVSQQELLVWVDQSIVKLKAAGNTQAISNQNISQVVNSTRSRYRINISKMQPNDNSLRLTLDSVEFNQLIEWLDELVNQHGLRVENLDLSKDDKSGFVRVSRLVLEK encoded by the coding sequence ATGAAAAAACAATTAATACAATATTGGCGCTCATTAAAAGAACAAGAGCAACAACTGGTTATGGTTGCCGGTGGTATATTTGTTATTTTTGTTTTAGTTATGGGTATTTTTAGGCCGCTAAATAACGCTATTGATAAAGCTAAGCAATCGTATGTGAGCCAACAAGAGTTACTTGTATGGGTTGATCAAAGCATAGTTAAGTTAAAAGCGGCGGGTAATACGCAGGCAATAAGTAATCAGAATATTAGCCAAGTAGTTAACTCTACGCGTAGCCGTTACCGTATCAATATTAGTAAAATGCAGCCTAACGATAACTCATTACGTTTAACCCTCGATTCAGTAGAATTCAATCAACTTATAGAGTGGTTAGATGAACTGGTTAATCAGCATGGTTTACGAGTAGAAAACCTCGATTTAAGTAAAGACGATAAGTCAGGTTTTGTTCGTGTAAGCCGCTTAGTACTAGAGAAGTAA
- a CDS encoding type II secretion system protein N, whose product MKKIIILSVVFFISFVVFCIVKLPAAIALDMAKPYLPKQLEIGQTVGTVWKGQMMQVRYQDEQLNNVRWDIAGWQLFTGNLNANLKFGNPRERSDISGYADVNYGLFNNVVKVSDGIIRSTVERAMQRIALPIPATAKGRVILELTEYTSGVPYCESLKGEIASPNIDVKGFNGWFNIGPLGGMLSCKSGDIAILVDPDNTLGLEADATLKANFDFKVAGYVKPDASLPKDVHDAVKFLGRPDAQGRYPLNF is encoded by the coding sequence ATGAAAAAAATAATAATATTATCTGTCGTATTTTTTATCAGTTTTGTTGTATTTTGCATTGTAAAATTACCCGCAGCCATTGCGCTTGATATGGCTAAGCCATACCTGCCTAAGCAGCTTGAAATAGGGCAAACAGTAGGCACCGTATGGAAAGGGCAAATGATGCAGGTGCGATACCAAGACGAGCAGCTTAATAACGTACGCTGGGATATAGCCGGCTGGCAGCTATTTACGGGTAACCTAAATGCTAACTTAAAATTTGGTAACCCACGCGAGCGAAGCGATATTTCGGGCTATGCTGATGTTAATTACGGGTTGTTTAATAACGTAGTTAAGGTGTCTGATGGTATTATTCGCTCAACAGTAGAGCGAGCAATGCAGCGTATTGCGCTCCCTATACCGGCTACAGCAAAAGGTCGCGTAATTTTAGAATTAACCGAGTACACTTCGGGCGTTCCTTATTGCGAATCACTTAAAGGTGAAATTGCTAGCCCAAATATAGATGTAAAAGGTTTTAATGGTTGGTTTAATATTGGCCCATTAGGTGGCATGTTAAGTTGTAAGTCGGGTGATATTGCAATCTTAGTAGACCCAGATAACACACTAGGGCTTGAAGCCGATGCAACACTTAAAGCTAACTTTGATTTTAAGGTAGCCGGTTATGTTAAACCTGATGCCAGCTTACCTAAAGATGTGCATGATGCGGTTAAGTTTTTAGGCCGACCAGATGCACAAGGCCGTTACCCACTTAATTTTTAA
- a CDS encoding UPF0149 family protein, which translates to MQIPQFNEQHAQQLSAFLSTQPQAMSLTQSQGYLFGVICSPNPLDVHQWLEQILPNTANDLDEEMLFLFMALYHQISEQVFETGYKLPASFDLEYSKAWSEGFVSASKEYAQPLLNAPQLEPEYKEALESALSTLSFFAVDQQTMTQIAQQNSMTLDALCQYQYESMGDFALGFAELIEVVAINSGLITDEGWEE; encoded by the coding sequence ATGCAAATACCACAGTTTAATGAACAACACGCACAGCAATTAAGTGCATTTTTAAGTACACAACCTCAAGCTATGTCGTTAACGCAAAGCCAGGGTTACTTGTTTGGCGTAATTTGTTCGCCAAACCCATTAGATGTTCATCAGTGGTTAGAACAAATATTACCTAACACTGCAAACGACCTAGATGAAGAAATGCTGTTTTTATTTATGGCGTTATATCATCAAATTAGTGAGCAAGTATTTGAAACAGGCTATAAACTGCCTGCAAGTTTTGATCTAGAATACAGCAAAGCTTGGAGCGAAGGGTTTGTAAGCGCGAGTAAAGAGTACGCACAACCGTTACTAAATGCCCCGCAATTAGAGCCAGAATATAAAGAAGCCCTAGAGAGCGCATTAAGCACATTGAGCTTTTTTGCCGTTGATCAGCAAACCATGACACAAATAGCCCAGCAAAATAGCATGACACTCGATGCTTTATGCCAATACCAGTACGAATCAATGGGCGACTTTGCCTTAGGTTTTGCAGAGCTTATTGAGGTTGTAGCCATTAACAGTGGACTAATTACTGACGAAGGTTGGGAAGAGTAG
- the ccoG gene encoding cytochrome c oxidase accessory protein CcoG: protein MDKQIKVKNIPAEVKIQKPDLSRQDDRFNPRNRIYVRAVKGLHQLLRQRIGFLGMLAFMLLPWINFNGQQAVLFDLIGQKYNIFGLTLWPQDFTILAFIFMLAAFALFLVTTFYGRVWCGYTCPQTVWTFIFIWFEEKFEGTANQRKKLDQRPMDFDKFWRKTAKHTSWVLFALYTAISFVGYFTPIRELLPDFVTFNVGGYALVSIIFFAACTYANAGWMREIMCLHICPYSRFQSAMFDKDTYTVTYDEKRGESRGPRSRKIAHEDLEMGDCIDCNLCVQVCPTGIDIRNGLQAECINCGACIDACDGVMDKMEYPRGLISYTTERNLETPENKTNPLRAKIIGYTVILLVLTSALVANIAFRKPMDFDIIRDRNQLYRVDFNGLVENTYTLKVINKAQYEQTFNIKVNGLENFKYIGKQTFTVQAGQSHNVPLSLVMDPYDLKAPMTEFNFELSPVNDPDESISQPSNFFKAR, encoded by the coding sequence ATGGACAAGCAAATTAAAGTAAAAAACATACCTGCTGAGGTTAAAATCCAAAAACCAGATTTGAGCCGACAAGACGACAGGTTTAACCCACGTAACCGTATTTATGTGCGAGCAGTTAAAGGGCTTCATCAATTACTTAGGCAGCGCATTGGTTTTTTAGGCATGCTTGCTTTTATGTTACTCCCTTGGATTAACTTTAACGGCCAGCAAGCAGTATTGTTTGATTTAATAGGGCAAAAATACAATATTTTTGGCTTAACGCTGTGGCCACAAGATTTCACCATACTTGCTTTTATATTTATGCTAGCAGCCTTTGCGCTGTTTTTAGTGACCACTTTTTACGGGAGAGTATGGTGCGGCTATACCTGCCCGCAAACTGTGTGGACCTTTATATTTATTTGGTTTGAAGAAAAATTTGAAGGCACAGCTAATCAGCGTAAAAAGCTCGATCAGCGCCCGATGGATTTTGATAAGTTTTGGCGAAAAACAGCAAAGCATACTAGCTGGGTATTATTTGCCTTATATACAGCTATTTCATTTGTGGGCTATTTTACGCCGATACGTGAATTACTGCCTGATTTTGTGACCTTTAATGTTGGGGGCTATGCACTAGTAAGTATTATTTTCTTTGCAGCATGTACTTATGCAAACGCAGGCTGGATGCGCGAAATAATGTGTTTGCACATTTGTCCGTATTCGCGTTTTCAATCAGCTATGTTTGACAAAGACACGTACACAGTAACGTACGATGAAAAACGTGGTGAAAGCCGCGGGCCGCGTTCGCGTAAAATTGCCCACGAAGATTTGGAAATGGGCGACTGCATTGACTGTAATTTGTGTGTACAAGTGTGCCCAACGGGTATAGATATTCGTAATGGCTTACAAGCAGAGTGTATAAACTGTGGTGCGTGTATCGATGCATGTGATGGTGTAATGGACAAAATGGAATATCCACGCGGGCTTATCTCTTACACAACAGAGCGAAACCTTGAAACGCCTGAAAATAAAACCAATCCACTGCGAGCTAAAATCATTGGTTATACGGTCATCTTGCTAGTACTAACAAGTGCGCTGGTGGCCAATATTGCATTTAGAAAGCCAATGGACTTTGACATAATACGTGACCGTAATCAGCTATATCGTGTCGACTTTAATGGCTTAGTAGAAAACACCTACACATTAAAAGTGATCAACAAAGCACAGTACGAGCAAACCTTTAACATTAAAGTAAACGGGCTCGAAAACTTTAAATATATAGGAAAGCAAACATTTACTGTACAAGCAGGGCAGTCGCATAATGTGCCACTGTCACTGGTTATGGACCCATATGATTTAAAGGCGCCTATGACCGAGTTTAACTTTGAGCTTTCACCGGTTAATGACCCCGATGAAAGCATATCGCAGCCAAGTAACTTTTTTAAAGCGCGATAA
- a CDS encoding serine/threonine protein kinase translates to MSKFSFEDLTPDLILDAIESVGIYAESGLLALNSYENRVYQFKAEDGLRYVVKFYRPERWSKAQIQEEHDFAFELAEAEVPVVAPIKYNGQSLFEHQGYVFVLFPSVGGRLFEVDNLDQLDVMGRLIGRMHQVAKSKEFNHRPTFSCEEYLHTAKVHLQKSNLVPMGISTAFYTILDLVIEQAQSQYKNVQSIRLHGDCHAGNILWAGDALMFVDLDDSRQGPAIQDLWMMLSGDRQTQLLQLDTLVNAYEEFCDFDHTQLKLIEPLRAMRIIHYMGWVAKRWSDPAFVRNFSWFAEDKYWEQQILALKEQLAALQEAPLKLLP, encoded by the coding sequence ATGAGTAAATTTAGTTTTGAAGATTTAACACCCGACTTAATACTCGATGCCATAGAAAGCGTTGGTATTTATGCTGAGTCGGGTTTATTAGCACTTAATAGTTACGAAAATAGAGTGTACCAATTTAAGGCTGAAGATGGCCTGCGCTACGTTGTAAAGTTTTATCGTCCTGAGCGTTGGAGCAAAGCGCAAATTCAAGAAGAGCACGACTTTGCATTTGAGCTCGCCGAGGCCGAAGTACCGGTTGTTGCGCCTATTAAATATAATGGGCAAAGCCTGTTTGAACACCAAGGTTACGTGTTTGTGTTGTTTCCAAGTGTTGGTGGGCGTTTATTTGAAGTAGATAACCTTGATCAACTTGATGTAATGGGGCGTTTAATTGGCCGTATGCACCAGGTAGCTAAAAGCAAAGAGTTCAATCATAGGCCAACATTTAGCTGTGAAGAGTATTTGCATACAGCTAAAGTTCATCTGCAAAAAAGTAATTTGGTGCCAATGGGGATCAGCACGGCTTTTTACACCATATTAGATTTGGTAATAGAGCAAGCGCAATCACAGTATAAAAATGTGCAAAGTATTCGCCTACACGGTGATTGCCATGCTGGTAACATTTTATGGGCAGGTGATGCGCTTATGTTTGTAGATTTAGACGATAGCCGTCAAGGGCCTGCCATTCAAGATTTATGGATGATGCTCAGTGGCGATCGTCAAACACAGCTGTTACAGTTAGACACCCTTGTAAATGCGTATGAAGAGTTTTGTGATTTTGACCACACTCAACTCAAATTAATTGAACCGCTTCGTGCAATGCGTATTATTCACTACATGGGTTGGGTAGCCAAACGATGGAGCGATCCGGCGTTCGTACGGAACTTTTCATGGTTTGCCGAAGACAAATACTGGGAGCAACAAATTTTAGCACTTAAAGAGCAACTTGCTGCACTGCAAGAAGCCCCGCTGAAGTTATTGCCATAA
- a CDS encoding thiol:disulfide interchange protein DsbA/DsbL — protein sequence MLKKLKLSLLLLCLPFAALAAQFEADNQYTVIDVEKSAEPQVTEFFSFYCPHCFKFEPVAKAIEKNLPEGTKFIKNHVNFLGGVSPQAQSNLSYAYLIGKKHGQAQSISDQIFKSIHVQRAPLTQMKDVKKLLEVNGIDSATFDQDIASMPIISAERAMQDKQNKYSKIGALTGVPTFIVNDKYKININTINNQQELDELVAFLLTL from the coding sequence ATGCTTAAAAAATTGAAACTGAGCCTACTACTTTTATGTTTACCGTTTGCAGCCCTTGCTGCACAATTTGAAGCCGATAACCAGTATACTGTTATTGATGTAGAAAAAAGCGCAGAGCCACAAGTTACCGAGTTTTTCTCATTTTACTGCCCACATTGTTTTAAGTTTGAACCAGTAGCTAAAGCAATTGAAAAAAACCTGCCAGAAGGCACTAAGTTTATTAAAAACCACGTAAACTTTTTAGGCGGTGTATCACCGCAGGCGCAAAGCAACTTAAGCTATGCATATTTAATTGGTAAAAAACACGGCCAAGCACAAAGCATAAGCGACCAAATTTTCAAAAGCATACATGTACAACGTGCACCTTTAACGCAAATGAAAGACGTTAAAAAGTTGCTTGAAGTTAATGGCATTGATAGCGCAACATTCGATCAAGATATTGCAAGCATGCCAATTATTTCAGCTGAACGTGCAATGCAAGATAAGCAAAACAAATATTCAAAAATTGGCGCGCTAACAGGCGTACCTACTTTTATTGTTAACGATAAATACAAAATCAACATTAACACCATCAATAACCAACAAGAACTTGATGAGTTAGTTGCTTTTTTACTAACACTTTAA